The following proteins come from a genomic window of Streptomyces sp. NBC_00539:
- a CDS encoding bifunctional 5,10-methylenetetrahydrofolate dehydrogenase/5,10-methenyltetrahydrofolate cyclohydrolase gives MTTAQAHTPDRTARLMDGTALARRISEQTAAQAAKLTERTGTAPCLATVLVGEDPASVTYVRMKQNRCAKAGITSRHVELPAQTTTAELVAKLTELSEDPQISGILLQHPVPHHIDERAAFEAIAPGKDVDGVTMHSFAAMGFGLPGFVSCTPGGIMRLLEAYDVDLTGKHAVVVGRSAILGKPAGMLLLERNATVTYCHSRTVDLPSIVRQADVLVAAVGKAEFIRGEDIKPGAVVLDAGYNEGNVGDVHFESAAARASLITPVPGGVGPMTIAVLLEQTVRAAAAQAGLDLAEL, from the coding sequence ATGACGACCGCCCAGGCCCACACCCCGGACCGGACCGCCCGGCTGATGGACGGCACCGCCCTCGCCCGCCGCATCTCGGAGCAGACCGCCGCCCAGGCCGCCAAGCTCACCGAGCGCACCGGCACCGCCCCCTGTCTGGCGACCGTGCTGGTCGGCGAGGACCCGGCGTCGGTCACCTACGTACGCATGAAGCAGAACCGTTGCGCCAAGGCCGGGATCACCTCCCGCCACGTGGAGCTCCCGGCGCAGACCACCACCGCGGAACTGGTCGCCAAGCTCACCGAGCTCTCCGAGGACCCGCAGATCAGCGGCATCCTGCTCCAGCACCCCGTCCCGCACCACATCGACGAGCGCGCCGCCTTCGAGGCCATCGCCCCCGGCAAGGACGTCGACGGCGTCACCATGCACTCCTTCGCCGCCATGGGCTTCGGCCTCCCCGGCTTCGTCTCCTGCACGCCCGGCGGCATCATGCGGCTGCTGGAGGCCTACGACGTCGACCTCACCGGCAAGCACGCCGTGGTCGTGGGCCGCAGCGCGATCCTGGGCAAGCCCGCCGGGATGCTCCTGCTGGAGCGCAACGCCACGGTCACCTACTGTCACTCGCGCACCGTGGACCTGCCCTCGATCGTGCGCCAGGCAGACGTGCTGGTCGCCGCCGTCGGCAAGGCGGAGTTCATCCGGGGCGAGGACATCAAGCCGGGCGCGGTCGTCCTGGACGCCGGGTACAACGAGGGCAACGTCGGCGACGTCCACTTCGAGTCGGCCGCCGCCCGCGCCTCGCTGATCACCCCGGTGCCCGGCGGTGTCGGCCCGATGACCATCGCCGTCCTGCTGGAGCAGACCGTCCGGGCGGCCGCCGCCCAGGCCGGCCTCGACCTCGCGGAGCTCTGA
- a CDS encoding methyltransferase domain-containing protein has product MTRTFDDLVGEADSVSVEGWDFSWLDGRATEQRPSWGYQKLLGGRLAGVRSALDIQTGGGEVLAGAGPLPRLTVATESWPPNVARATRLLHPLGAAVVADADEPPLPFGDEAFELVSSRHPVTVWWDEIARVLTPGGTYFSQQVGPASVFELVEYFLGPQPQEVRRARHPDDALAGATAAGLEVVDLRSERLRTEFHDIGAVVYFLRKVIWMVPGFTVGHYRDRLRELHERIGREGPFVAHTARFLIEARKSD; this is encoded by the coding sequence ATGACGCGCACTTTCGACGATCTCGTCGGCGAGGCGGACTCGGTCTCCGTGGAGGGCTGGGACTTCTCCTGGCTCGACGGCCGGGCCACCGAGCAGCGGCCCTCCTGGGGCTACCAGAAACTGCTGGGCGGGCGGCTGGCGGGTGTCCGCTCCGCCCTGGACATCCAGACCGGCGGCGGGGAGGTGCTGGCGGGCGCCGGGCCGCTGCCCCGCCTGACGGTGGCCACCGAGTCCTGGCCGCCGAACGTGGCCAGGGCCACGCGACTGCTGCACCCGCTGGGCGCGGCCGTGGTCGCGGACGCCGACGAGCCGCCGCTGCCGTTCGGCGACGAGGCCTTCGAGCTGGTCAGCAGCCGGCACCCGGTGACCGTGTGGTGGGACGAGATCGCCCGTGTGCTGACCCCGGGCGGCACGTACTTCTCGCAGCAGGTCGGTCCGGCGAGCGTCTTCGAGCTCGTGGAGTACTTCCTCGGCCCGCAGCCGCAGGAGGTGCGGCGGGCCCGGCACCCCGACGACGCCCTCGCGGGGGCGACGGCCGCCGGCCTGGAGGTCGTGGACCTGCGCTCCGAGCGGCTGCGTACGGAGTTCCACGACATCGGCGCCGTGGTCTACTTCTTGAGGAAGGTGATCTGGATGGTGCCGGGCTTCACGGTCGGGCACTACCGCGACCGGCTGCGCGAACTGCACGAACGGATCGGGCGTGAAGGCCCGTTCGTCGCACACACCGCCCGTTTCCTCATCGAAGCCCGCAAATCGGACTGA
- a CDS encoding RNA polymerase sigma factor encodes MSLSPSRTFPPEIAESEALVALVERGREQGHINGDDVRQAFEAGRIPVDQWKRVLRSLNQVLDEEGVALHVSAAPATKAAVKKPRKAAAAPARTVTKKATAAPRPIGARKASATAPAAAAAISAPQATAEDEVTAEAAAEPKKRVVKKAAAKKATATKKTAAAKKTGAKDSDEAETPAVEGEDWAAEDLADEVEEEAPKAGGTQGFVLSDDDEDDAPAQTVMVAGATADPVKDYLKLIGKVPLLNAEQEVELAKRIEAGLFSEYKLEEEDDHKPAFKRELEILVEDGRRAKNHLLEANLRLVVSLAKRYTGRGMLFLDLIQEGNVGLIRAVEKFDYTKGFKFSTYATWWIRQAITRAMADQSRTIRIPVHMVEIINKLARVQRQMLQDLGREPTPEELGKELDMTPEKVIEVQKYGREPISLHTPLGEEGDSEFGDLIEDSEAVVPADAVSFTFLQEQLQSILGTLSEREAGVVSMRYGLNDGQPKTLDEIGRVYGVTRERIRQIESKTMSKLRHPSRSQVLRDYLD; translated from the coding sequence GTGTCGCTCAGCCCGTCCCGTACGTTCCCTCCGGAGATCGCCGAATCGGAGGCCCTCGTCGCGCTCGTCGAGCGCGGCCGCGAGCAGGGTCACATCAACGGTGACGACGTGCGTCAGGCCTTCGAGGCCGGCCGCATCCCGGTGGACCAGTGGAAGCGGGTCCTGCGCAGCCTGAACCAGGTCCTGGACGAGGAGGGTGTCGCGCTGCACGTCAGCGCGGCGCCCGCCACGAAGGCCGCCGTCAAGAAGCCCCGCAAGGCGGCGGCCGCGCCGGCCCGCACCGTGACCAAGAAGGCGACGGCCGCACCTCGCCCCATCGGCGCGCGCAAGGCATCGGCCACCGCCCCCGCCGCCGCGGCGGCGATATCCGCTCCGCAGGCCACCGCCGAGGACGAGGTGACGGCCGAGGCCGCCGCCGAGCCCAAGAAGCGCGTGGTCAAGAAGGCCGCCGCCAAGAAGGCCACGGCCACGAAGAAGACGGCCGCGGCCAAGAAGACCGGCGCCAAGGACTCCGACGAGGCCGAGACCCCGGCCGTCGAGGGCGAGGACTGGGCGGCCGAGGACCTCGCCGACGAGGTCGAGGAAGAGGCCCCCAAGGCCGGCGGCACCCAGGGCTTCGTACTTTCCGACGACGACGAGGACGACGCCCCGGCGCAGACGGTCATGGTGGCCGGCGCCACCGCCGACCCCGTCAAGGACTACCTCAAGCTGATCGGCAAGGTCCCCCTCCTCAACGCCGAGCAGGAGGTCGAGCTCGCCAAGCGCATCGAGGCGGGTCTGTTCTCCGAGTACAAGCTCGAAGAGGAGGACGACCACAAGCCCGCGTTCAAGCGCGAGCTGGAGATCCTCGTCGAGGACGGCCGCCGGGCCAAGAACCACCTGCTGGAGGCCAACCTCCGTCTCGTGGTCTCGCTCGCCAAGCGCTACACCGGCCGCGGCATGCTCTTCCTGGACCTGATCCAGGAGGGCAACGTCGGTCTGATCCGCGCCGTGGAGAAGTTCGACTACACCAAGGGCTTCAAGTTCTCCACGTACGCGACCTGGTGGATCCGGCAGGCGATCACCCGCGCCATGGCCGACCAGTCCCGCACCATCCGCATCCCCGTGCACATGGTCGAGATCATCAACAAGCTGGCCCGTGTCCAGCGCCAGATGCTCCAGGACCTCGGCCGCGAGCCCACTCCGGAGGAGCTGGGCAAGGAACTCGACATGACCCCGGAGAAGGTCATCGAGGTCCAGAAGTACGGCCGCGAGCCGATCTCCCTGCACACCCCGCTGGGTGAGGAGGGCGACAGCGAGTTCGGTGACCTCATCGAGGACTCCGAGGCCGTGGTCCCGGCCGACGCGGTGTCGTTCACCTTCCTCCAGGAGCAGCTCCAGTCGATCCTGGGCACGCTCTCCGAGCGTGAGGCGGGCGTCGTCTCCATGCGCTACGGCCTCAACGACGGCCAGCCGAAGACGCTGGACGAGATCGGCCGCGTGTACGGGGTCACCCGCGAGCGGATCCGCCAGATCGAGTCCAAGACCATGTCGAAGCTGCGCCACCCGTCGCGTTCCCAGGTGCTGCGCGACTACCTGGACTGA